TGCATTTAGAGACAAAACGCCTCCCAAAATAAATGCAACAATGGCTTGTTTTAGTTTTTTCATTTTTTATATATTATCTTATATTTTCGATTATTTATTAGTAATTATTTCGTGATTATTATGGTATTAATAGACTTGGCCTCGACGGAAACCGCAATGGTATTGGCGCCCAATTCTAAACTTATATTTTGCTTTTTGTCTTCGGGATTATTCAGTAAAACCAAAGTTCTTCCATCTTTTAATTGAAATGCTAAATGATTTTTTCCTTCGGAAGATTTTAAATAATAATCACCAGGCTGAACAAAATGAGATAAATGTTTAAACAAATAAAACTCATCAGTATAAGTAACTTTTTTAGTTTGCTTATCGATAACCACCATAGAATTTTGGGGCCATCCCCAAGCACTTTTTCCTGTTTCGTCTAAAACCATATTCCAATACATATGAGAACCGGCTTTATTATTAAAAAAGTGAACTAAAGTTTCCCAAGAGCGATCAAACGACGTCCAATCATTCTCGCCTTCACCACACTTATTCTCGGTTTGCATGTATTTTAAATCTGGATATTCTTTATTTATAGCAGGAATAGCATTAGATCCTCCCCATTGAAAACCAACTCCCTTAATATATTTTGCTGCTTTTTTGTTATCCAAAATAGTGCGTACATAATCTGGTTTACTCCAGTTAATGGTGCCTAACCAAATTTCGGTATCCAAACCATCTTCTTCTAATTTCGGACCTAAATAATCGCCTATAAATATTGAGAAATCTTCGGCTCTCCACGTGCAACTTGGCCAGTTTGGCGCGTAGGCAATTTCGTTCTGAGGTTGAATTGAAAACAAATCGATCCCTTCTTTTTTATAAGCTTGAATAAATTTTGAAAAATACAGCGCATAAGCTTTTAGGTACTGATCTTGCATTTTAAACGCTGTTGCATTACTCAATATTTGAGCTCCCGGATCCATTCTATTTCCGTTGGCACGATTATTCCAATCGCCGGCACGTAGAGAATAATGTTCGTTAACCTTCATCCAAGCTGGAGGCGTCCATGGTGAAGCCCAAATTTGTAAATCTGGACGAGCCTTTAAAGCCGCTTTTAAATATGGAATTAAAATATAACGATCTCTATCAATATTAAAATCGCGCATTACAAAATCTTCTGGAACATCATTATGTGAATAATAACTTAATGCATAATCTGAAGCTCCAATTGGAATACGGCACATAGAAAAATTACAACCGTCTTTAGAAAATAAAGCATTAATAACGTCCTTCCCGCTATCAGCATCTAGCGCATTAATAGCTTCCCAACCTAATTCGTTAAACGCGCCGCCAATACCATCAACTTCTTGCGATAAACTATCTGCATAAATTTTAATTTTTATACTCGCATTATCGTTTGTTTTTTGCAAGAACTTTTTGGCCTTTACCCAGCGCTTAGAAGCTGTGGTATAGGTAAGTTCTACGTTCTGCGCAAAATGAGTCTGGCTCATTAAAACAAACACTAAAATGATTAAATAAGGACTTGATAATTTGATAGACTGAAGGGGTTTCATAATTAATGATATTTAAATATTACTCCGTTAA
The window above is part of the Algibacter sp. L3A6 genome. Proteins encoded here:
- a CDS encoding glycoside hydrolase family 30 protein, whose protein sequence is MSQTHFAQNVELTYTTASKRWVKAKKFLQKTNDNASIKIKIYADSLSQEVDGIGGAFNELGWEAINALDADSGKDVINALFSKDGCNFSMCRIPIGASDYALSYYSHNDVPEDFVMRDFNIDRDRYILIPYLKAALKARPDLQIWASPWTPPAWMKVNEHYSLRAGDWNNRANGNRMDPGAQILSNATAFKMQDQYLKAYALYFSKFIQAYKKEGIDLFSIQPQNEIAYAPNWPSCTWRAEDFSIFIGDYLGPKLEEDGLDTEIWLGTINWSKPDYVRTILDNKKAAKYIKGVGFQWGGSNAIPAINKEYPDLKYMQTENKCGEGENDWTSFDRSWETLVHFFNNKAGSHMYWNMVLDETGKSAWGWPQNSMVVIDKQTKKVTYTDEFYLFKHLSHFVQPGDYYLKSSEGKNHLAFQLKDGRTLVLLNNPEDKKQNISLELGANTIAVSVEAKSINTIIITK